Proteins co-encoded in one Accipiter gentilis chromosome 33, bAccGen1.1, whole genome shotgun sequence genomic window:
- the TOP3A gene encoding DNA topoisomerase 3-alpha — protein sequence MNFQARIRMLPQPWRFFSRAAEDPALQRIRKVLCVAEKNDAARGIADLLSNSRMRRREGFSKFNKIYEYDYQMFGQNVTMVMTSVSGHLLAHDFKLPFRKWHSCNPLALFDAEIEKYCPENYVDIKRTLEREVQQCQALVIWTDCDREGENIGFEIIHVCKAVKPNLQVFRARFSEITLHAVRTACENLTQPDQKTSDAVDVRQELDLRIGAAFTRFQTLRLRKIFPDILADQLISYGSCQFPTLGFVVERFKAIQAFVPEAFYKIKVTHDHEDGSVVFNWKRNRLFNHTACLVLYHMCMEDPAATVVEVVSKPKSKWRPLPLDTVELEKLASRKLKINAKETMRIAEKLYTQGFISYPRTETNIFPKELNLSALVQQQTQDPNWGAFAQRILDQGGPTPRSGTKSDQAHPPIHPTKYTANLQGNEQRLYEFIVRHFLACCSQDAKGQETIVEIDIANERFIAQGLMILARNYLEVYPYEKWSDKVIPLYQKGSRFQPTTVEMVDGETSPPLLLTEADLIALMEKHGIGTDATHAEHIETIKTRMYVGLTADQRFLPGHLGMGLVEGYDSMGYEMSKPDLRAELEADLKLICEGKKDKSAVLQQQVQKYKQVFIEAVARANKLDEALAHYFGEATEVAEQEEVYPAMPVSVRKCPHCNNDMVLKTKKNGGFYLSCMGYPACKTAVWFPDFVLDVTRDESVCAVCKPHPVHRLKFKFKRGSVPPVMPLEFVGCIGGCDDMLKELLDLKYLHRSSQPASSASQQANHSQVNNSFNRASGENRHVRGTTNLASGHLLSLSSARTARPAPSAAPDDRNNAVVCNCGNEALLLTVRKEGPNRGRQFYKCSTGTCNFFLWADQPSEDRSNTAPRGSALPQPFAGRDPAGFQCPGGGRGPELFGNNSSNSGGSTVCKCDQPAVTRTVQKDGPNKGRQFHTCSKPREQQCGFFQWADENMAPGPSGDVSLNHFGSSEYSRGLGSKAKRPSSLSSGATAKKPRTCSICHQPGHTRKTCPQNH from the exons ATGAATTTTCAAGCGAGGATCAGGATGCTGCCGCAGCCCTGGCGTTTCTTCTCTCGGGCTGCAGAGGATCCGGCACTGCAGAGGATCCGGAAGGTTCTGTGTGTGGCTGAGAAGAACGATGCTGCCCGGGGAATTGCAGATCTGCTCTCCAACAGCAGAATGCGACGG cGAGAAGGATTTTCCAAGTTCAACAAGATCTACGAATATGACTACCAGATGTTTGGCCAG AACGTTACTATGGTGATGACATCTGTGTCGGGACACTTACTGGCTCATGATTTTAAGCTGCCGTTTCGCAAATG GCATAGCTGCAACCCTCTAGCTCTTTTTGATGCTGAAATTGAGAAGTATTGCCCTGAAAATTACGTTGATATCAAG AGAACCCTTGAACGAGAAGTCCAGCAGTGCCAAGCTCTGGTGATCTGGACTGACTGCGATCGAGAAGGAGAGAACATTGGCTTTGAGATAATTCACGTTTGCAAAGCTG TAAAGCCAAACCTCCAGGTTTTCCGAGCCCGTTTTTCAGAGATTACACTTCATGCTGTCAGAACAGCTTGTGAGAACCTCACCCAGCCAGATCAAAAAACAAGCGATGCTGTTGACGTCAGGCAGGAGCTGGACCTCAGGATAG gtgctgCCTTCACCAGATTTCAGACACTGAGGCTCCGGAAGATCTTCCCTGATATTTTAGCAGATCAGCTGATCAGCTATGGTAGCTGCCAGTTCCCAACACTGGGGTTTGTAGTGGAACGCTTTAAAGCCATCCAGGCCTTTGTTCCTGAAGCCTTCTATAAAATAAAAG TGACACATGATCATGAAGATGGCAGTGTGGTCTTCAACTGGAAGAGGAACCGGCTCTTTAATCACACAGCATGCCTGGTCCTTTACCACATGTGTATGGAG GATCCGGCAGCAACTGTTGTCGAGGTTGTGAGCAAGCCGAAGAGCAAATGGAGGCCCCTGCCCCTGGACACTGTG GAACTTGAGAAGTTGGCTTCCCGCAAACTGAAAATAAACGCAAAGGAGACCATGAGAATAGCAGAAAAACTGTATACTCAAGG GTTCATTAGCTACCCCCGAACTGAGACCAACATTTTCCCCAAGGAGCTGAACCTCTCTGCCTTAGTACAACAGCAAACACAGGACCCAAACTGGGGAGCATTTGCACAGAGGATTTTGGATCAGGGTGGGCCAACCCCTCGGAGTGGAACCAAATCAGATCAGGCTCACCCTCCCATTCACCCCACAAAATACACTGCTAACCTGCAG GGCAATGAGCAGAGACTATATGAATTTATCGTGCGCCATTTTTTGGCTTGCTGCTCTCAAGATGCCAAGGGACAGGAAACAATTGTGGAGATCGATATTGCTAATGAGCGATTCATTGCTCAGGGACTAATGATCCTGGCCCGAAATTATCTGGAAGTCTATCCTTATGAGAAGTGGAGTGATAAG GTTATCCCACTGTATCAGAAAGGGTCTCGCTTTCAGCCCACTACAGTGGAGATGGTGGATGGGGAAACCAGCCCTCCATTGCTCCTCACAGAAGCGGATCTCATTGCTCTCATGGAGAAACATGGCATTG GGACTGATGCCACTCACGCTGAGCACATTGAGACAATCAAGACACGGATGTACGTGGGCCTTACAGCAGATCAGCGGTTCCTCCCAGGCCACCTGGGCATGGGGCTGGTTGAAG GCTATGATTCCATGGGCTATGAGATGTCCAAGCCTGACCTTCGAGCTGAGCTGGAGGCTGATCTGAAACTGATCTGTGAGGGGAAGAAAGACAAATCTGCAGTGTTGCAGCAGCAGGTCCAAAAGTACAAGCAAGTCTTCATCGAAGCTGTGGCCAGAGCCAATAA ATTGGATGAGGCCCTGGCTCATTATTTTGGAGAAGCCACAGAAGTTGCAGAGCAAGAGGAGGTCTACCCAGCAATGCCCGTTTCCGTTCGGAAGTGTCCACACTGCAACAATGACATGGTCTTGAAGACCAAGAAGAATGGCGG GTTCTATCTCAGCTGCATGGGCTATCCAGCTTGTAAAACTGCAGTCTGGTTTCCTGATTTCGTGCTGGACGTGACCAGGGACGAGAGCGTCTGTGCTGTGTGTAAACCACATCCAGTTCACAG aCTGAAGTTTAAATTCAAGAGAGGCAGCGTTCCACCCGTGATGCCCCTGGAGTTTGTTGGTTGCATTGGAGGCTGTGATGACATGCTAAAAGAGCTCTTGGACCTGAAGTATTTACACAGGTCATCCCAGCCCGCATCGTCAGCCAGCCAGCAAGCTAATCACTCACAGGTCAACAACTCCTTTAACAGAGCTAGTGGTGAAAACAGACATGTGAGGGGGACCACAAACCTGGCATCGGGACATCTACTCTCCTTGAGCTCAGCGAGAACAGCCAGGCCtgctccttcagctgctccagATGACAGGAACAATGCAGTGGTGTGCAACTGCGGGAACGAAGCCCTGCTGCTAACTGTGCGCAAAGAAGGGCCCAATCGAGGCAGGCAGTTTTACAAATGCAGCACCGGTAcctgcaatttttttctctggGCCGATCAGCCCTCAGAGGACAGAAGCAACACAGCTCCGCGAggctctgctctgccccagccctttGCAGGAAGGGACCCAGCAGGATTTCAGTgcccaggaggagggagaggtccAGAGCTCTTTGGAAACAACAGCTCCAATTCAGGAGGCAGCACAGTCTGCAAGTGTGACCAGCCAGCCGTCACACGTACTGTACAAAAGGACGGGCCCAACAAAGGGCGGCAGTTCCACACCTGCTCTAAACCCCGAGAGCAGCAGTGTGGCTTCTTCCAGTGGGCAGATGAAAACATGGCACCAG GGCCTTCTGGAGATGTCTCTTTGAACCACTTTGGCAGCAGTGAATACTCAAGAGGGTTGGGAAGTAAAGCCAAGAGACCAAGCAGTCTCTCCTCGGGAGCAACTGCCAAGAAACCACGGACCTGTAGCATTTGCCATCAGCCTGGCCACACTAGGAAAACCTGCCCTCAAAACCACTGA